The proteins below come from a single Salvelinus alpinus chromosome 18, SLU_Salpinus.1, whole genome shotgun sequence genomic window:
- the nup188 gene encoding nucleoporin NUP188 isoform X1 — translation MADSEMYVRSSRELWTILLGRSALREPAQIEEELDRNWERLLQGLCYYKTPSSSAAEKLKADKDVAQPLKDVGLRISKLLGLDQQQSVQILQCYLQEDYRGTRNTLKDVLQDERPSQALLLKIADYYYEERVCHLRCVLLLLTYFQDERHPYRVEYSNCVNKLEKDLVNNYQKQFETLFKAESPTWETHGNLMTERQVSRWFLQCLREQSLLLEILFLYYAYFEMGPGDLLSFTKMFKEQGFGLRQTNRHLVDKSMDALVDRIGYFSCLILVEGMDIDFLHKCALEERTEQHQFSNTPAISKEMDQMLLTFGDIPHHGPVLLAWVLLRHTLSPDESSPVIRRIGNTSLQLGVFQYLTTMLQGLGGTGNNCTASTARMCIYGLLSFVITSFEEETLGSQQHLINAACEVLSAPSLAELFWETKPTMGLGMILDSAMGMFPHKTGLLLQLLTALLSDKSTAKKVYIFLDKMSFYTEVYKTKPNDVISREDETLWRRQAPKLLYPLGLGQTNLRMPQGVLGQVAVGEQGYVVRWDYSYSAWILFTCEIEMLLHVVSTADVILHCERVKPILDLVHKMISTDWTVSDCLLPLTSRIYMLLQRLTSVINPPVDVIASCANCLIVLAARMPGKVWSSLHHTGFLPFASSPLTNMAQSISAEGMKAGNYGNLLVLIEQPRGEYAVTIAFLRLVTTLVKGQLGSTQDKGLIPCVLLVLKEMLPTYHKWRYNTHGVRERIGCLILELVHAILNLSPEGEASGSTPTLQSLCIYSLANTEAGQAVVNIMGVGVDTIDVVLAAQPSSGGSEGPGQILIQTVKLAFSVTNNVIRLKPPSSAVSPLEQALTQHGGHGSNLIAVLAKYIYHKHDPALPRLAIQLLKRLATVAPMSVYACLGGDAAAIRDAFLTRLQSRTEDMRIKVMILEFLTVAVETQPGLIELFLNLKVKDGAEGSKEFLLGEWSCLQVVLDLIDSRQQGKYWCPPLLHRAALAFLHALWQDRRDSAISVLRTKERFWENLTTPLFGTLPAPSDITEPCVLETCAFVMKIIGLEIYYVVSGSLERSLKDALQKFSSGRRYEYWSQYVKSLVVHVAETEEEEGVHSFSETQMVISAWRMLLILSTSHSDVMQLKEDSARLKLFMDVLDGTKAALLVPMSVPCLRLGSMMATLLLILLKQWRSVVATAPDVLAPLSLILESVLQADQQLMESTKAKVFSALISALQIQGLNGGEISQLPQLLLCVCETVQDEALALIDSTRHAAHVRDVPDDKDSMETDAVRSIQKDQRDGVCVLALHLAKELCRADEDGEHWVLVMRKIPALHSILSALELSLRSKQNLYFTEAALHLLLTLARTPQGAAAVAGAGVIQSICLPLLSVYEVPSNGASQGFSRKSQDAPCWPGVYRLSMSLMEILLKTLRYNFINEALDFVGVHQERILQCLNAVRTVQSLVCLDEADHTVGFLLQLSSFCKEWQFHLPHLLRDVQINLCYLCQTCTYLLHSRNMLHHYLQAKNGEALPSGPRAQRDPQTPSKAAAEGGGGEREEAEQKALLAVQCSLLKILSKTLATLQHFTPDCCQIILDQCMDLAEYRTLFVLSFTTSAFDADVAPSFGTLLATINVALSMLGEVEKKEPASLSVASLASSEETQALKSLLMFTMENCFYVLISQAVRCLKDPTIAPRDKQRLKQELGSELSTLLSSLSRHFRRGAPSSPASSLLPSPQTPGAKASHEGQEPFIQLVQAFVRHIQR, via the exons ATGGCGGACTCGGAGATGTATGTGAG GAGCAGCCGAGAGTTATGGACTATCTTACTGGGGAGATCTGCATTGAGGGAACCG GCTCAAATAGAGGAAGAACTAGATCGGAATTGGGAACGATTACTTCAAGGGCTGTGTTACTACAAAACACCCAG TTCATCAGCGGCGGAAAAACTGAAAGCGGACAAAGATGTGGCCCAACCATTGAAGGACGTTGGTCTGAGGATCAGTAAACTGCTG GGTCTGGATCAACAGCAGAGTGTACAGATTTTACAATGTTACCTTCAAGAAGATTACAGAGGGACCCGTAACACACTGAAG GATGTTTTGCAGGATGAGAGACCGAGCCAAGCCCTACTTCTGAAG atcgCTGACTATTACTACGAGGAGCGTGTGTGTCATCTGCGATGCGTCCTCCTCCTGCTGACGTACTTTCAGGATGAGAGACACCCTTACAGG GTGGAGTACTCCAACTGTGTGAACAAGCTGGAGAAGGATCTGGTCAACAACTACCAGAAGCAGTTTGAGACCCTGTTCAAAGCTGAATCCCCGACATGGGAGACGCATGGCAACCTCATG ACGGAGAGGCAGGTGTCCCGCTGGTTCCTGCAGTGTCTGAGGGAGCAGTCCCTGCTGCTGGAGATCCTGTTCCTGTACTATGCCTACTTTGAGATGGGTCCCGGAGACCTGCTCAGCTTCACCAAGATGTTCAAGGAGCAGGGCTTCGGCCTTCGCCAGACCAACAGACACCTGGTAGACAAGAGCATGGACGCCCTGGTCGACCGCATCGG GTACTTCAGCTGTCTGATCCTGGTGGAAGGCATGGACATAGACTTCCTCCACAAGTGTGCCCTAGAGGAGCGCACGGAGCAGCACCAGTTCTCCAACACCCCTGCCATCAGCAAG GAGATGGACCAGATGCTGCTGACGTTTGGTGACATCCCTCACCACGGGCCAGTGCTGCTGGCCTGGGTCCTGCTGAGACACACCCTGAGCCCAGATGAGTCCAGCCCCGTCATCAGACGTATCGGGAACACCTCCCTACAACTTGGGGTGTTTCAGTACCTCACTACGATGCTGCAGGGTCTGGGAGGCACTGGGAATAAT TGCACAGCCAGTACAGCCAGGATGTGTATCTATGGCCTCCTCTCCTTTGTCATTACCTCCTTTGAAGAGGAGACGCTGGGCAGCCAACAG CATCTGATAAATGCAGCGTGTGAAGTTCTCTCTGCGCCCAGTCTGGCTGAGCTCTTCTGGGAAACG AAGCCCACTATGGGGTTGGGAATGATCCTGGATAGCGCAATGGGAATGTTCCCACACAAGACTGGTCTGCTGTTGCAGCTCCTCACTGCGCTCCTGTCAGATAAGTCCACCGCAAAGAAG gtGTACATTTTCCTGGACAAGATGTCGTTCTACACCGAGGTCTACAAAACGAAGCCCAATGACGTCATCTCTAGAGAAGACGAGACACTGTGGAGGAGACAAGCACCAAAACTCCTCTACCCTCTCG GCCTGGGCCAGACTAACCTGCGGATGCCTCAGGGTGTGCTGGGTCAGGTGGCTGTGGGGGAGCAGGGCTACGTGGTGCGCTGGGACTACTCCTACAGTGCCTGGATCCTGTTCACCTGTGAGATAGAGATGCTGCTCCACGTTGTCTCTACTGCAG ATGTGATCTTACACTGTGAGCGTGTGAAGCCCATCCTGGACCTGGTCCATAAGATGATCAGCACAGACTGGactgtgtctgactgtctgcTGCCCCTCACCTCACGCATCTACATGTTACTGCAGAG GTTGACATCAGTCATCAACCCTCCAGTGGATGTGATAGCGTCCTGTGCGAACTGCCTCATCGTCCTGGCTGCTAGGATGCCTGGCAAG GTTTGGTCCAGCTTGCACCACACTGGTTTTCTGCCCTTCGCCTCCTCCCCTCTGACCAatatggcacagtccatcag tgCTGAGGGGATGAAGGCAGGTAACTACGGCAACCTGCTGGTCCTGATAGAGCAGCCCAGAGGGGAGTACGCTGTGACCATCGCCTTCCTGCGCCTCGTCACCACCCTGGTCAAg GGCCAGCTGGGCAGCACCCAGGACAAGGGCCTCATCCCCTGTGTACTGCTGGTGCTGAAGGAGATGCTACCCACTTACCACAAGTGGCGCTACAACACCCACGGAGTCAGAGAGAGGATCG GTTGTCTGATCCTGGAGTTGGTCCATGCCATCCTGAACCTCAGTCCAGAGGGAGAGGCTAGTGGCAG CACGCCAACCCTCCAGTCTCTGTGTATCTACAGTCTGGCTAACACCGAGGCTGGCCAGGCGGTGGTTAATATCATGGGGGTGGGAGTGGACACCATAGACGTGGTCCTGGCTGCTCAGCCCAGCAG TGGTGGCTCGGAGGGCCCAGGTCAGATCCTTATCCAGACGGTCAAGCTGGCCTTCTCCGTCACCAACAACGTGATCCGCCTCAAGCCACCGTCGAGCGCTGTTTCGCCCCTGGAGCAGGCGCTGACACAGCACGGTGGCCACGGCAGCAACCTAATCGCCGTGCTTGCCAAGTACATCTACCACAAACACGACCCGGCCCTACCGCGCCTCGCCATCCAGCTGCTCAAGAGGCTCGCCACG GTGGCTCCCATGTCGGTGTACGCCTGCCTGGGCGGTGACGCGGCTGCCATCAGGGATGCCTTTCTGACGCGGCTACAGAGCAGAACGGAGGACATGAGGATCAAGGTGATGATCTTGGAGTTCCTCACCGTGGCCGTGGAGACCCAGCCAGGCCTCATCGAGCTCTTCCTCAACCTGAAGGTCAAGGACGGCGCAGAGGGGTCAAAG gagTTTCTGCTGGGTGAGTGGAGCTGTCTGCAGGTTGTGTTGGACCTGATTGACTCCAGGCAGCAGGGGAAGTATTGGTGTCCCCCCCTGCTGCACCGCGCTGCCCTGGCCTTCCTCCACGCCCTGTGGCAGGACCGACGGGATAGCGCAATCTCTGTCCTACGTACCAA AGAGAGGTTTTGGGAAAACCTGACCACGCCTCTGTTTGGAACCCTTCCCGCCCCCTCAGACATCACTGAGCCTTGTGTTCTGGAGACCTGTGCCTTCGTCATGAAAATCATCGGCCTTGAGATCTACTATGTAGTCAG TGGCTCTCTGGAGCGCTCTCTGAAGGATGCACTGCAGAAGTTCTCCAGCGGGCGGCGCTACGAGTACTGGTCCCAGTATGTTAAGTCCCTGGTGGTCCACGTGGcagagacggaggaggaggagggcgtgCACTCTTTCTCTGAGACCCAGATGGTCATCTCAGCCTGGCGGATGCTGCTCATCCTCTCCACCAGTCAT TCGGATGTGATGCAGTTAAAGGAGGACTCTGCCAGACTTAAGCTCTTCATGGACGTGCTGGATGGGACCAAAGCTGCT ttgctGGTGCCCATGTCTGTGCCCTGTCTACGTCTGGGATCCATGATGGCTACTCTTCTGCTGATCCTACTTAAACAGTGGAGAAG TGTGGTTGCCACGGCCCCTGACGTACTGGCCCCCCTCTCTCTGATCCTGGAGAGTGTCCTGCAGGCCGACCAGCAGCTGATGGAGAGTACAAAGGCCAAGGTGTTCTCTGCCCTCATCTCTGCACTGCAGATACAGGGACTCAACG GTGGGGAGATCTCCCAACTGCCCcagctgctgctgtgtgtgtgtgagacggtgCAGGACGAGGCGCTGGCACTGATTGACAGCACTCGTCACGCGGCTCATGTGAGGGACGTCCCGGATGACAAAGACAGCATGGAGACTGACGCCGTCCGCAGCATCCAGAAGGACCAGAGAGACGGG gtgtgtgtgctGGCCTTACACCTGGCCAAGGAGCTGTGTCGTGCCGACGAGGACGGGGAACACTGGGTTCTAGTGATGAGGAAGATTCCTGCTCTCCACTCTATTCTCAGCGCTCTAGAACTCAGCCTGCGCTCCAAACAGAACCTCTACTTCACCGAGGCTGCCCTGCACCTGCTGCTCACGCTAGCCCGCACACCACAG GGTGCAGCAGCAGTAGCCGGGGCCGGCGTCATCCAGAGTATCTGTCTCCCTCTGCTCAGTGTCTACGAAGTGCCCTCTAATGGAgcctcacag GGTTTCTCCCGTAAGTCCCAGGATGCTCCCTGCTGGCCGGGGGTGTACCGCCTCTCTATGTCCCTCATGGAGATCTTGCTCAAGACGCTGCGCTACAACTTCATCAACGAGGCCCTCGACTTTGTCGGAGTGCACCAGGAACGCATACTGCAG tgcCTGAATGCGGTGCGGACGGTCCAGAGTCTGGTGTGTCTGGATGAGGCTGACCACACAGTGGGCTTCCTGCTGCAGCTGTCCAGCTTCTGTAAGGAGTGGCAGTTCCATCTGCCCCATCTGCTCCGAGATGTACAG ATCAATCTGTGTTACCTGTGTCAGACGTGCACCTACCTCCTCCACAGCAGGAACATGCTTCATCACTACCTCCAG GCTAAGAATGGGGAGGCGCTGCCCTCCGGCCCCCGTGCCCAGAGAGATCCTCAGACACCCTCCAAAGCTGCAGCCGAAGGAGGGggcggggagagggaggaggcggAGCAGAAGGCCCTGCTGGCGGTGCAGTGCAGCCTGCTGAAGATCCTCAGTAAAACTCTGGCCACACTGCAGCACTTCACCCCCGACTGCTGCCAGATAATACTGGACCAG TGTATGGACCTGGCTGAGTACAGGACCTTGTTTGTGCTGAGCTTCACCACCTCGGCCTTTGACGCTGATGTGGCGCCCTCTTTTGGAACCCTGCTGGCAACCATCAACGTGGCCCTAAGCATGCTGGGAGAG GTAGAGAAGAAGGAGCCAGCCTCTCTGAGTGTGGCCTCCCTGGCCTCGTCAGAGGAAACCCAAGCCCTCAA GTCTCTGCTGATGTTCACCATGGAGAACTGTTTCTACGTGCTCATCTCACAGGCCGTCCGCTGTCTGAAGGACCCCACCATCGCCcccagagacaaacagagactcAAACAGGAGCTTGGCTCTGAACTG AGTACCCTCCTCTCCAGCCTGTCCCGTCACTTCCGCCGTGGCGCCCCCTCGTCCCCGGCCAGCAGCCTGCTGCCATCTCCCCAGACCCCAGGCGCCAAGGCCAGCCACGAGGGTCAGGAGCCTTTCATCCAGCTGGTGCAGGCCTTTGTACGCCACATACAGAGGTAG
- the nup188 gene encoding nucleoporin NUP188 isoform X2, giving the protein MADSEMYVRSSRELWTILLGRSALREPAQIEEELDRNWERLLQGLCYYKTPSSSAAEKLKADKDVAQPLKDVGLRISKLLGLDQQQSVQILQCYLQEDYRGTRNTLKDVLQDERPSQALLLKIADYYYEERVCHLRCVLLLLTYFQDERHPYRVEYSNCVNKLEKDLVNNYQKQFETLFKAESPTWETHGNLMTERQVSRWFLQCLREQSLLLEILFLYYAYFEMGPGDLLSFTKMFKEQGFGLRQTNRHLVDKSMDALVDRIGYFSCLILVEGMDIDFLHKCALEERTEQHQFSNTPAISKEMDQMLLTFGDIPHHGPVLLAWVLLRHTLSPDESSPVIRRIGNTSLQLGVFQYLTTMLQGLGGTGNNCTASTARMCIYGLLSFVITSFEEETLGSQQHLINAACEVLSAPSLAELFWETKPTMGLGMILDSAMGMFPHKTGLLLQLLTALLSDKSTAKKVYIFLDKMSFYTEVYKTKPNDVISREDETLWRRQAPKLLYPLGLGQTNLRMPQGVLGQVAVGEQGYVVRWDYSYSAWILFTCEIEMLLHVVSTADVILHCERVKPILDLVHKMISTDWTVSDCLLPLTSRIYMLLQRLTSVINPPVDVIASCANCLIVLAARMPGKVWSSLHHTGFLPFASSPLTNMAQSISAEGMKAGNYGNLLVLIEQPRGEYAVTIAFLRLVTTLVKGQLGSTQDKGLIPCVLLVLKEMLPTYHKWRYNTHGVRERIGCLILELVHAILNLSPEGEASGSTPTLQSLCIYSLANTEAGQAVVNIMGVGVDTIDVVLAAQPSSGGSEGPGQILIQTVKLAFSVTNNVIRLKPPSSAVSPLEQALTQHGGHGSNLIAVLAKYIYHKHDPALPRLAIQLLKRLATVAPMSVYACLGGDAAAIRDAFLTRLQSRTEDMRIKVMILEFLTVAVETQPGLIELFLNLKVKDGAEGSKEFLLGEWSCLQVVLDLIDSRQQGKYWCPPLLHRAALAFLHALWQDRRDSAISVLRTKERFWENLTTPLFGTLPAPSDITEPCVLETCAFVMKIIGLEIYYVVSGSLERSLKDALQKFSSGRRYEYWSQYVKSLVVHVAETEEEEGVHSFSETQMVISAWRMLLILSTSHSDVMQLKEDSARLKLFMDVLDGTKAALLVPMSVPCLRLGSMMATLLLILLKQWRSVVATAPDVLAPLSLILESVLQADQQLMESTKAKVFSALISALQIQGLNGGEISQLPQLLLCVCETVQDEALALIDSTRHAAHVRDVPDDKDSMETDAVRSIQKDQRDGVCVLALHLAKELCRADEDGEHWVLVMRKIPALHSILSALELSLRSKQNLYFTEAALHLLLTLARTPQGAAAVAGAGVIQSICLPLLSVYEVPSNGASQGFSRKSQDAPCWPGVYRLSMSLMEILLKTLRYNFINEALDFVGVHQERILQCLNAVRTVQSLVCLDEADHTVGFLLQLSSFCKEWQFHLPHLLRDVQINLCYLCQTCTYLLHSRNMLHHYLQAKNGEALPSGPRAQRDPQTPSKAAAEGGGGEREEAEQKALLAVQCSLLKILSKTLATLQHFTPDCCQIILDQVEKKEPASLSVASLASSEETQALKSLLMFTMENCFYVLISQAVRCLKDPTIAPRDKQRLKQELGSELSTLLSSLSRHFRRGAPSSPASSLLPSPQTPGAKASHEGQEPFIQLVQAFVRHIQR; this is encoded by the exons ATGGCGGACTCGGAGATGTATGTGAG GAGCAGCCGAGAGTTATGGACTATCTTACTGGGGAGATCTGCATTGAGGGAACCG GCTCAAATAGAGGAAGAACTAGATCGGAATTGGGAACGATTACTTCAAGGGCTGTGTTACTACAAAACACCCAG TTCATCAGCGGCGGAAAAACTGAAAGCGGACAAAGATGTGGCCCAACCATTGAAGGACGTTGGTCTGAGGATCAGTAAACTGCTG GGTCTGGATCAACAGCAGAGTGTACAGATTTTACAATGTTACCTTCAAGAAGATTACAGAGGGACCCGTAACACACTGAAG GATGTTTTGCAGGATGAGAGACCGAGCCAAGCCCTACTTCTGAAG atcgCTGACTATTACTACGAGGAGCGTGTGTGTCATCTGCGATGCGTCCTCCTCCTGCTGACGTACTTTCAGGATGAGAGACACCCTTACAGG GTGGAGTACTCCAACTGTGTGAACAAGCTGGAGAAGGATCTGGTCAACAACTACCAGAAGCAGTTTGAGACCCTGTTCAAAGCTGAATCCCCGACATGGGAGACGCATGGCAACCTCATG ACGGAGAGGCAGGTGTCCCGCTGGTTCCTGCAGTGTCTGAGGGAGCAGTCCCTGCTGCTGGAGATCCTGTTCCTGTACTATGCCTACTTTGAGATGGGTCCCGGAGACCTGCTCAGCTTCACCAAGATGTTCAAGGAGCAGGGCTTCGGCCTTCGCCAGACCAACAGACACCTGGTAGACAAGAGCATGGACGCCCTGGTCGACCGCATCGG GTACTTCAGCTGTCTGATCCTGGTGGAAGGCATGGACATAGACTTCCTCCACAAGTGTGCCCTAGAGGAGCGCACGGAGCAGCACCAGTTCTCCAACACCCCTGCCATCAGCAAG GAGATGGACCAGATGCTGCTGACGTTTGGTGACATCCCTCACCACGGGCCAGTGCTGCTGGCCTGGGTCCTGCTGAGACACACCCTGAGCCCAGATGAGTCCAGCCCCGTCATCAGACGTATCGGGAACACCTCCCTACAACTTGGGGTGTTTCAGTACCTCACTACGATGCTGCAGGGTCTGGGAGGCACTGGGAATAAT TGCACAGCCAGTACAGCCAGGATGTGTATCTATGGCCTCCTCTCCTTTGTCATTACCTCCTTTGAAGAGGAGACGCTGGGCAGCCAACAG CATCTGATAAATGCAGCGTGTGAAGTTCTCTCTGCGCCCAGTCTGGCTGAGCTCTTCTGGGAAACG AAGCCCACTATGGGGTTGGGAATGATCCTGGATAGCGCAATGGGAATGTTCCCACACAAGACTGGTCTGCTGTTGCAGCTCCTCACTGCGCTCCTGTCAGATAAGTCCACCGCAAAGAAG gtGTACATTTTCCTGGACAAGATGTCGTTCTACACCGAGGTCTACAAAACGAAGCCCAATGACGTCATCTCTAGAGAAGACGAGACACTGTGGAGGAGACAAGCACCAAAACTCCTCTACCCTCTCG GCCTGGGCCAGACTAACCTGCGGATGCCTCAGGGTGTGCTGGGTCAGGTGGCTGTGGGGGAGCAGGGCTACGTGGTGCGCTGGGACTACTCCTACAGTGCCTGGATCCTGTTCACCTGTGAGATAGAGATGCTGCTCCACGTTGTCTCTACTGCAG ATGTGATCTTACACTGTGAGCGTGTGAAGCCCATCCTGGACCTGGTCCATAAGATGATCAGCACAGACTGGactgtgtctgactgtctgcTGCCCCTCACCTCACGCATCTACATGTTACTGCAGAG GTTGACATCAGTCATCAACCCTCCAGTGGATGTGATAGCGTCCTGTGCGAACTGCCTCATCGTCCTGGCTGCTAGGATGCCTGGCAAG GTTTGGTCCAGCTTGCACCACACTGGTTTTCTGCCCTTCGCCTCCTCCCCTCTGACCAatatggcacagtccatcag tgCTGAGGGGATGAAGGCAGGTAACTACGGCAACCTGCTGGTCCTGATAGAGCAGCCCAGAGGGGAGTACGCTGTGACCATCGCCTTCCTGCGCCTCGTCACCACCCTGGTCAAg GGCCAGCTGGGCAGCACCCAGGACAAGGGCCTCATCCCCTGTGTACTGCTGGTGCTGAAGGAGATGCTACCCACTTACCACAAGTGGCGCTACAACACCCACGGAGTCAGAGAGAGGATCG GTTGTCTGATCCTGGAGTTGGTCCATGCCATCCTGAACCTCAGTCCAGAGGGAGAGGCTAGTGGCAG CACGCCAACCCTCCAGTCTCTGTGTATCTACAGTCTGGCTAACACCGAGGCTGGCCAGGCGGTGGTTAATATCATGGGGGTGGGAGTGGACACCATAGACGTGGTCCTGGCTGCTCAGCCCAGCAG TGGTGGCTCGGAGGGCCCAGGTCAGATCCTTATCCAGACGGTCAAGCTGGCCTTCTCCGTCACCAACAACGTGATCCGCCTCAAGCCACCGTCGAGCGCTGTTTCGCCCCTGGAGCAGGCGCTGACACAGCACGGTGGCCACGGCAGCAACCTAATCGCCGTGCTTGCCAAGTACATCTACCACAAACACGACCCGGCCCTACCGCGCCTCGCCATCCAGCTGCTCAAGAGGCTCGCCACG GTGGCTCCCATGTCGGTGTACGCCTGCCTGGGCGGTGACGCGGCTGCCATCAGGGATGCCTTTCTGACGCGGCTACAGAGCAGAACGGAGGACATGAGGATCAAGGTGATGATCTTGGAGTTCCTCACCGTGGCCGTGGAGACCCAGCCAGGCCTCATCGAGCTCTTCCTCAACCTGAAGGTCAAGGACGGCGCAGAGGGGTCAAAG gagTTTCTGCTGGGTGAGTGGAGCTGTCTGCAGGTTGTGTTGGACCTGATTGACTCCAGGCAGCAGGGGAAGTATTGGTGTCCCCCCCTGCTGCACCGCGCTGCCCTGGCCTTCCTCCACGCCCTGTGGCAGGACCGACGGGATAGCGCAATCTCTGTCCTACGTACCAA AGAGAGGTTTTGGGAAAACCTGACCACGCCTCTGTTTGGAACCCTTCCCGCCCCCTCAGACATCACTGAGCCTTGTGTTCTGGAGACCTGTGCCTTCGTCATGAAAATCATCGGCCTTGAGATCTACTATGTAGTCAG TGGCTCTCTGGAGCGCTCTCTGAAGGATGCACTGCAGAAGTTCTCCAGCGGGCGGCGCTACGAGTACTGGTCCCAGTATGTTAAGTCCCTGGTGGTCCACGTGGcagagacggaggaggaggagggcgtgCACTCTTTCTCTGAGACCCAGATGGTCATCTCAGCCTGGCGGATGCTGCTCATCCTCTCCACCAGTCAT TCGGATGTGATGCAGTTAAAGGAGGACTCTGCCAGACTTAAGCTCTTCATGGACGTGCTGGATGGGACCAAAGCTGCT ttgctGGTGCCCATGTCTGTGCCCTGTCTACGTCTGGGATCCATGATGGCTACTCTTCTGCTGATCCTACTTAAACAGTGGAGAAG TGTGGTTGCCACGGCCCCTGACGTACTGGCCCCCCTCTCTCTGATCCTGGAGAGTGTCCTGCAGGCCGACCAGCAGCTGATGGAGAGTACAAAGGCCAAGGTGTTCTCTGCCCTCATCTCTGCACTGCAGATACAGGGACTCAACG GTGGGGAGATCTCCCAACTGCCCcagctgctgctgtgtgtgtgtgagacggtgCAGGACGAGGCGCTGGCACTGATTGACAGCACTCGTCACGCGGCTCATGTGAGGGACGTCCCGGATGACAAAGACAGCATGGAGACTGACGCCGTCCGCAGCATCCAGAAGGACCAGAGAGACGGG gtgtgtgtgctGGCCTTACACCTGGCCAAGGAGCTGTGTCGTGCCGACGAGGACGGGGAACACTGGGTTCTAGTGATGAGGAAGATTCCTGCTCTCCACTCTATTCTCAGCGCTCTAGAACTCAGCCTGCGCTCCAAACAGAACCTCTACTTCACCGAGGCTGCCCTGCACCTGCTGCTCACGCTAGCCCGCACACCACAG GGTGCAGCAGCAGTAGCCGGGGCCGGCGTCATCCAGAGTATCTGTCTCCCTCTGCTCAGTGTCTACGAAGTGCCCTCTAATGGAgcctcacag GGTTTCTCCCGTAAGTCCCAGGATGCTCCCTGCTGGCCGGGGGTGTACCGCCTCTCTATGTCCCTCATGGAGATCTTGCTCAAGACGCTGCGCTACAACTTCATCAACGAGGCCCTCGACTTTGTCGGAGTGCACCAGGAACGCATACTGCAG tgcCTGAATGCGGTGCGGACGGTCCAGAGTCTGGTGTGTCTGGATGAGGCTGACCACACAGTGGGCTTCCTGCTGCAGCTGTCCAGCTTCTGTAAGGAGTGGCAGTTCCATCTGCCCCATCTGCTCCGAGATGTACAG ATCAATCTGTGTTACCTGTGTCAGACGTGCACCTACCTCCTCCACAGCAGGAACATGCTTCATCACTACCTCCAG GCTAAGAATGGGGAGGCGCTGCCCTCCGGCCCCCGTGCCCAGAGAGATCCTCAGACACCCTCCAAAGCTGCAGCCGAAGGAGGGggcggggagagggaggaggcggAGCAGAAGGCCCTGCTGGCGGTGCAGTGCAGCCTGCTGAAGATCCTCAGTAAAACTCTGGCCACACTGCAGCACTTCACCCCCGACTGCTGCCAGATAATACTGGACCAG GTAGAGAAGAAGGAGCCAGCCTCTCTGAGTGTGGCCTCCCTGGCCTCGTCAGAGGAAACCCAAGCCCTCAA GTCTCTGCTGATGTTCACCATGGAGAACTGTTTCTACGTGCTCATCTCACAGGCCGTCCGCTGTCTGAAGGACCCCACCATCGCCcccagagacaaacagagactcAAACAGGAGCTTGGCTCTGAACTG AGTACCCTCCTCTCCAGCCTGTCCCGTCACTTCCGCCGTGGCGCCCCCTCGTCCCCGGCCAGCAGCCTGCTGCCATCTCCCCAGACCCCAGGCGCCAAGGCCAGCCACGAGGGTCAGGAGCCTTTCATCCAGCTGGTGCAGGCCTTTGTACGCCACATACAGAGGTAG